A part of Melittangium boletus DSM 14713 genomic DNA contains:
- the pheS gene encoding phenylalanine--tRNA ligase subunit alpha has product MRDRLQTLADAARREISVASEPSAVEALRIRYLGKKGELSGVLGGMGKLPPDERRALGEVANQVKAEIEKLLADAIQRVEEAALESELRGPRLDVTLPGRAVSPGSRHPVSRTMEDIVRTFQRLGFEVAHGPEIELDYFNFEALNLPKDHPARDMQDTFYVDDASLGHAQKADSPVLLRTHTSPVQVRFMLNRKPPIRAIMPGRVYRRDSDITHTPMFHQVEGLLVDKDVSFAELKGTLDAFVRAFFGSDTRTRFRPSFFPFTEPSAEVDISCTSCGGKGCRVCKHTGWLEVLGSGMVHPNVFKHSGYDATEVTGYAFGMGVERIAMLRYRIDDLRMMFENDARFLEQF; this is encoded by the coding sequence ATGCGAGACCGCTTGCAGACGCTCGCGGATGCGGCGCGGCGGGAGATCTCCGTCGCCTCGGAACCCTCCGCGGTGGAGGCGCTCCGGATCCGCTACCTTGGCAAGAAGGGCGAGTTGTCCGGCGTGCTCGGCGGCATGGGCAAGTTGCCCCCCGACGAGCGCCGCGCCCTGGGCGAGGTGGCCAACCAGGTCAAGGCCGAGATCGAGAAGCTCCTGGCCGATGCCATCCAGCGCGTGGAGGAGGCGGCACTCGAGTCCGAGCTGCGCGGCCCCCGGCTGGACGTGACGCTGCCCGGACGGGCCGTGTCCCCCGGCAGCCGCCACCCGGTGTCCCGGACGATGGAGGACATCGTCCGCACCTTCCAGCGGCTCGGCTTCGAGGTGGCCCACGGGCCGGAGATCGAGCTGGACTACTTCAACTTCGAGGCGCTCAACCTCCCGAAGGATCACCCCGCGCGCGACATGCAGGACACCTTCTACGTGGACGACGCCTCGCTCGGCCACGCCCAGAAGGCGGACAGCCCCGTGCTGTTGCGCACGCACACGTCCCCCGTGCAGGTGCGCTTCATGCTCAACCGCAAGCCGCCCATCCGCGCCATCATGCCGGGCCGGGTCTACCGGCGCGACTCGGACATCACCCACACGCCCATGTTCCACCAGGTGGAAGGCCTGCTCGTGGACAAGGACGTGAGCTTCGCCGAGCTCAAGGGCACCCTGGACGCCTTCGTGCGGGCCTTCTTCGGCTCGGACACGCGCACGCGCTTCCGCCCCTCCTTCTTCCCCTTCACCGAGCCCTCGGCCGAGGTGGACATTTCCTGTACCTCGTGCGGCGGCAAGGGCTGCCGCGTGTGCAAGCACACGGGGTGGTTGGAGGTGCTCGGCAGCGGCATGGTGCACCCCAACGTCTTCAAGCACAGCGGCTATGACGCCACCGAGGTCACCGGCTACGCGTTCGGCATGGGCGTGGAGCGCATCGCCATGCTGCGCTACCGCATCGACGACCTACGGATGATGTTCGAGAACGACGCGCGCTTCCTGGAGCAGTTCTGA
- the pheT gene encoding phenylalanine--tRNA ligase subunit beta has translation MKISVKWLKDYVALPADVEELARKLTAVGLEIEGMERPGEALRGVVVARIAESVQHPNADKLSVTQIDLGGPDKLQVVCGAKNFKVGDKVPLATLGTKLPNGVEIKQAPLRGVDSFGMLCSAKELGLSEESSGLLILPAELKPGTPIAEALGLDDVVLEVNVTPNRPDALSHLGVAREVAVATGATLRPPEPKLSESGAPASEKVKVRIEDATRCPRYAARVIENVKIGPSPQWLQDRLKACGVRPISNVVDVTNFVLLEYGQPLHAFDLDKVAGQEIIVRTAKPGEKMTTLDGKERTLSPEDLLICDRDRAQALAGVMGGSDSEVSAGTTRVMLESAHFQPSTVRRSSKRHGLHTEASHRFERGVDLDATVPAVDRAAALIAELAGGVVAPGRVDVHPQPQPPRRVTLRYGRVEKVLGVAIPEAECRRILGVLGFRSVEEGSGQSTFEVPRARVDVEREEDLMEELARVHGYDNIPAKLPRGLAELAPESATAEAERRARQTLSGVGLSEVVNYSFVTPRTLEILGGKEQPVALLNPLSVEQSVMRTSLLPGLLENLSRSVRHQVDSVSVYEMGRAYLRDPEGGRGQHPATREVHRVAGLVWGLRGGRTWTQKEARADFYDAKGALESLLNALHVDGARFVPTEAPAYHPRACARVELADGTVLGFVGELHPRVTKALELPRDVFVFELDTAPLYAAARLVPASRGLPRFPAVLRDLAVVVPLELANDEVRRVILEVGGPLVEDALVFDVYTGKPIPEGRKNLAYAIRYRSPERTLTDAEVGAAHQRIISEVNQRLGGALRA, from the coding sequence ATGAAGATCTCGGTCAAGTGGCTCAAGGATTATGTGGCGCTGCCGGCGGACGTGGAGGAGCTGGCGCGCAAGCTGACCGCCGTGGGGCTGGAGATCGAGGGCATGGAGCGCCCTGGCGAGGCCCTACGCGGCGTGGTGGTGGCCCGGATCGCGGAGTCCGTCCAGCACCCCAACGCGGACAAGCTGTCCGTCACCCAGATCGACCTGGGCGGCCCGGACAAGCTCCAGGTGGTGTGCGGCGCCAAGAACTTCAAGGTGGGCGACAAGGTGCCGCTCGCCACCCTGGGCACGAAGCTGCCCAACGGCGTGGAAATCAAGCAGGCCCCCCTGCGCGGCGTGGACAGCTTCGGCATGCTCTGCTCGGCCAAGGAACTGGGCCTGTCCGAGGAGTCCTCGGGCCTGCTCATCCTCCCCGCGGAGCTGAAGCCCGGCACGCCCATCGCCGAGGCGCTCGGGTTGGATGACGTGGTGCTGGAGGTGAACGTCACCCCCAACCGGCCCGATGCCCTGTCCCACCTGGGCGTGGCGCGCGAGGTGGCGGTGGCCACGGGCGCCACCCTGCGTCCTCCCGAGCCGAAGCTCTCCGAGTCCGGCGCTCCGGCCTCCGAGAAGGTGAAGGTGCGCATCGAGGACGCCACGCGCTGTCCGCGTTACGCGGCCCGCGTCATCGAGAACGTGAAGATCGGCCCCTCGCCCCAGTGGTTGCAGGATCGGCTCAAGGCCTGTGGCGTGCGTCCCATCAGTAATGTGGTGGACGTCACCAACTTCGTGCTGCTCGAGTACGGCCAGCCCCTGCACGCCTTCGACCTGGACAAGGTGGCGGGCCAGGAGATCATCGTCCGCACCGCGAAGCCGGGCGAGAAGATGACCACGCTCGACGGCAAGGAGCGCACGCTCTCGCCCGAGGATCTGCTCATCTGTGACCGGGATCGGGCCCAGGCCCTGGCCGGAGTCATGGGCGGCTCGGACAGCGAGGTGAGCGCGGGCACCACGCGCGTGATGCTGGAGTCCGCCCACTTCCAGCCCTCGACCGTGCGCCGCTCCTCCAAGCGCCATGGGCTGCACACCGAGGCCTCGCATCGCTTCGAGCGCGGCGTGGACCTGGATGCCACCGTGCCCGCGGTGGATCGCGCCGCGGCGCTCATCGCCGAGCTGGCCGGAGGGGTGGTGGCTCCGGGCCGGGTGGATGTCCATCCCCAGCCTCAGCCGCCCCGCCGGGTGACCCTGCGCTATGGCCGGGTGGAGAAGGTCCTGGGCGTGGCCATTCCCGAGGCCGAGTGCCGGCGCATCCTCGGCGTGCTGGGCTTCCGGTCGGTGGAGGAGGGGAGCGGGCAGAGCACCTTCGAGGTTCCCCGGGCCCGAGTGGACGTGGAGCGCGAGGAGGATCTGATGGAAGAGCTCGCGCGCGTGCACGGCTACGACAACATCCCCGCGAAACTGCCCCGGGGTCTCGCCGAGCTGGCGCCCGAGTCGGCCACCGCCGAGGCCGAGCGCCGCGCCCGTCAGACCCTCTCCGGCGTCGGGCTGAGCGAGGTGGTGAACTACTCCTTCGTCACGCCGCGCACCCTGGAGATCCTGGGCGGAAAGGAGCAGCCGGTGGCGCTGCTCAACCCGCTGAGCGTGGAGCAGTCCGTGATGCGCACGAGCCTGTTGCCGGGCCTGCTCGAGAACCTCTCGCGCAGCGTGCGGCATCAGGTGGACTCCGTGTCCGTGTACGAGATGGGCCGGGCCTACCTCCGCGATCCGGAAGGGGGACGGGGTCAACACCCGGCCACGCGCGAGGTGCACCGCGTGGCGGGCCTCGTGTGGGGTCTGCGCGGAGGCCGCACGTGGACGCAGAAGGAGGCCCGGGCGGACTTCTATGACGCCAAGGGCGCGCTGGAGTCCTTGCTGAACGCGCTCCACGTGGACGGCGCGCGCTTCGTGCCCACCGAGGCTCCGGCCTATCACCCCCGTGCCTGTGCTCGCGTGGAGCTGGCCGACGGCACCGTCCTGGGCTTCGTGGGTGAGCTGCACCCCCGGGTGACCAAGGCCCTGGAGCTGCCCCGGGACGTCTTCGTCTTCGAGCTGGACACGGCGCCGCTCTATGCCGCCGCCCGGCTCGTGCCCGCCTCGCGGGGCCTGCCGCGCTTTCCCGCCGTGCTCCGGGATCTGGCCGTGGTGGTGCCGCTGGAGCTGGCCAATGACGAGGTCCGCCGCGTCATCCTGGAGGTGGGAGGCCCGCTCGTGGAGGACGCGCTCGTCTTCGACGTCTACACGGGCAAGCCCATCCCCGAGGGCCGCAAGAACCTCGCCTACGCCATCCGCTACCGTTCGCCCGAGCGCACGCTGACCGACGCGGAGGTGGGCGCCGCGCACCAGCGCATCATCTCCGAGGTCAACCAGCGCTTGGGCGGCGCCCTACGCGCCTGA
- a CDS encoding integration host factor subunit alpha, whose amino-acid sequence MTKADIIEGVYEKVGFSKKESAEIVELVFDTFKETLERGDKIKISGFGNFQVRQKKARVGRNPQTGKEIEISARRVLTFRPSAVLKAALNGEQIPENHSELDAAEDAAADAAEAAGLDPEDFDEELEDVGPLSASAGGLKAKAE is encoded by the coding sequence ATGACCAAGGCGGACATCATCGAAGGCGTCTACGAGAAGGTCGGCTTCTCCAAGAAGGAGTCGGCGGAGATCGTGGAGCTCGTCTTCGACACCTTCAAGGAAACGCTCGAGCGCGGGGACAAGATCAAGATCTCCGGCTTCGGCAACTTCCAGGTGCGACAGAAGAAGGCGCGCGTGGGTCGCAATCCCCAGACGGGCAAGGAGATCGAGATCTCGGCGCGCCGGGTGCTGACCTTCCGGCCGAGCGCGGTGCTCAAGGCGGCCCTCAACGGCGAGCAGATTCCGGAGAACCACTCCGAGCTGGACGCCGCCGAGGACGCCGCCGCCGACGCCGCCGAGGCCGCGGGGTTGGATCCCGAGGACTTCGACGAGGAACTCGAGGACGTGGGTCCGCTCTCGGCTTCCGCGGGCGGCTTGAAGGCCAAGGCCGAATGA